A window of Globicephala melas chromosome 2, mGloMel1.2, whole genome shotgun sequence genomic DNA:
GCAGAACTGTCCTGTAAATGGAAATTCGAATGCACGCCCAGCCTTGATGACCGACAGTAACAGGTGTTTTCCATCTCTGATGTCTGATTCATTCTGCACAACTGCCTGCACACCCAGGCTTCGACACACGGCGGCTCCTGGAATCCAGCGCCCTACACGCTGAAGTGCCCACTGTGTTCTGGGCGTCTGGGCAGCCACACACGGAGACACACCTCAGCGACAACCTGCATCCACAAAAAAAAGAGGCCCTGCCACCTTAAAAATATTAACGCCTCACTGCAAAgaacacgcgcgcgcgcgcacacacacacacacacagaccccctCCCCCGTGTGCCTCTTTCAGACTAGGCGCGTCTCCGAGGGCTGGATTGAATGGGAAAGAAAGGGCCAGTCTTTGTCATTAATCCTCCCCTCCTTCAGGCGAGCCAAGCTTCTTCCGGGTCAGCGACAATCACCGCCAACCCCAGCAGGCCCTCGGTCCCCCTCACCGCTAGCCCCGGAGCGCGCGAGGGCCAGGTCGCCACCGCCCGCAGgttgagggaggggaggagggcgaGGAGGAGGGCGGGCGGcgcgggaggaggggagggagggagggagggaggagggaaggaggggaaggcaatccgaggaggaggaggagagagcagcCTCCCGCAGCTGGCGAGGAGAATGGGAGTGCGGGACGACAGACCGCCGCGGGGTGTCACGGCCGCGGCCAAGCTTGCCAGGCGTGGGGCAGGCGCCCGGCGCTTTTAAACCCGGgagggcgcggcggcggcggcggcggcggcgggcggatCGCGGCGCGCGCTGGGCGCCGGGTGGCGGCCGAATGGAGAGGAAGGGCTCGGCGGCCAAGGGGAACCCGAGCCCGCCGGCAGCCGGCGAGGCTCAACGGCCGCAGCCGCCACTGTGCGTCCCGGGCGGCGGCGGAGTGACCCCGCCGCGGGGCCAGGGTGGCGCGGCTGCGGAGCCAGCCGAGTTCATCCGGCGAGCGCACGAGTTCAAGAGCCAAGGGGCGCAGTGCTACAAGGATAAGAAATTCCGCGAAGCCATCGGCAAATACCACAGGGCGTTGCTGGAGCTGAAGGGGCTGCTGCCGGCCTCCGGGGAACGGGAGCGGGACTCGCGCGCGGCCTCCCTGGCCGGGGCCCCCAACCCCGGGAGCCTCTCGGAGGAGCAGAGCAAGACGGTGGAAGCCATCGAGATCGACTGCTACAACAGCCTGGCAGGTGAGCCGCGCCGCGCCCCcgacccctcctctccctgccctcccgaTCTCCCGCCAGGCGCCGGTCCCCATTCCCCAGCCCCGGGCCTCCGGGTCACAGCCGACCGCCGCGGCGCGCCGCGACGCACACGCCCCCGCTGGGACCGTGCCGCTCTGGGAAGGAGAACCTGAAAGGGGGGCGCTTTGGGAAAAGTGTGACTTTTAGGATTATACCTTCCAAAACTCGTTGTCATCTCGCATTCCTCCCCCGCAACCTCGTAAATCTCGCCTATAAATAACTGGACAGAGAGATGGGGACCCAGCCGGCCTGGCGGcgactgctactgctactactgctcGCCAGTGGCCCTGGGTCCAAATGCGGGCAGCAGCACCCAGGGTGGGCCACCCGCACCCACGGCATGCCCAGTGGCTGCTTGCCTCAGGGATCGTTAGCACCAGAGCTCGCCCTCACCTTCCCCGCAGCTGACCGCATCCCTCTGGGTCAAGTCCTTCCCCAAGTTTCTTTGGCCCCAGTAGCAAAGGGCAGTTTGCTACGATGCCTTCAGCATCTCAAGCAAAATGGATTCcaaaatgcactttcttctctctgagctctgctggggcccgggttgcCAGGTGAAGAGAGCGATCTCAACGGAAAGCTAGTCCAAGGTTGGGCTTGAGCTGTGCTGCATTCTAGCTCTTCTCCCTGCCTCACTTCGTGTAGCGCTGGTTCTCACACCAGCTAGCTGCTAGGCTTGAGGAAAACGGAGCCCTTTTATTGGGATAAGAAGGTGAGGTATACATTCCCGAGTACACTTTGGGGGTTAAGGTCAAAGTCGGgcgttttaaaaattaactttggcacagaaaattttaaagtctctAAAACCGGAGGAGTCGGGGTCACTCCAGGGGCTTCATGTGAGAAAGTGGAAGATGTTGGCAGAGGCAATGGCCTTATATTTGAAAAacactctctctcctcttctcccacccCATTTGGTGGGATCTGGGCATGATGCAGCTCCTCTGGCCAGATAAAGGCCATCGCTCCTAATCCTTAATCCTTGAAGTTGCCTAAACTAGCTCTGGACAGTTGTAGCAGAGTCAAGTTGGGGGAATGGGTGTGGTTGGGGACGGTGGATTTGTCTGGGGCCCAGACAGCTGGGgatgaaaacaaatgtatggacaattCTGCTCTGTTCCTAAGTGCCAGTCAGCTCAGTTCCCTTTGAGATCTCTGGCGCCAGCCTACCTCTGCCTTCCCATAACGCCACGTCCAGTGTCATCTCTAGTCAGGCAAAGCCCAGGCACTTTGTAGATTGTTAAGTAGTTTACAAACTTAAAGGATTaatggtaatagtagtagtagcaattgTGGAAATGGTGGTGCTAATAGCAGTACTAGTAATAACGGCAGCAGATAAAGTAGTAGGAATACAGCATAGATGGACTATTTCAATCCATCGCAAGGTACACCATGACTCCCTTTATTTCCCGTAAGTCTCTGGCATATTCATTACTGCCTGATGAATATAAAGGGCAGAGTGGccatgggggaaggagggggcactCTGGATCACTAATGCAGTGATTTCAGAGTGGTAATAGAGTCTTATATTCAGTGTTTTCCATGGGCATTCTAGAGTTGCCCCTCACCCCATGCTTTGGCTGCCTGCCGATGGCTAGCACTGCCTACTTTCTACCCCAGAATTGGTTACATTTCCAAGGTGAAACCTAAGCTGTGTCCTTGGTCAGACCAGCCCACTCAGGGCAGGGCTAAGATCTGGACGGTTCCTCCACTTCCATAACCACCCCTCCACACACTTTGGAAAACTTTAGTGGCGAGAGAATGGAAAGTAGCAATGGCAGATTTCCCCCTCTGCTGCCTTCTCCGGTGCTCACcacttattaatattaataacttGTGGATTACAAAAGTAATGCTTacctataaaatgtattttcgtttagaaaatacaaaattaccTTTAATCCCACCAACCTAAAGAAATCCATTGTGATATAtttccttctgtatttttttctataccTAAACATAAACTATTTACAAAGCTAAGGACCTCCCGTATCCTGTTTTTATTCCCACTTGCCATCATTGTGTCAGAGCATTTTTACGTTtcactaaaatatttttgtgaagattattttaaatggCAACCCAAAATTTGTAAATGTGTGTTTACAATGAGCATTtgatggaaagagaaagaaagatgatcGCTGTTATTGCTGTTAGAACCAGAACAGTGCAGCGTGGCCCATAAGACAatctacccccccaccccacccccgtgccTGATTAAAGGGAGGAGACAGCAACTGCAAGTTTGTTCCAGCAAAAAGGCAACTGGCCCTTCCACTGGGGCTGCAGTGCTGGCTGAGCAACCCAGTGGGCTTCAGGAGAGAGCAGTCTGAAGATGTTGGTTCTCTCAAGGACCTGTCCTTCCACACAGCTGTGCATAGAGGGAGAGGTTTGGGGTTTAGAAGCAACATGAACTAGCCCAGAAACACCTGGAGGATTAGGCTGTGTTGCTAAGGGCATCTCAGCACCTAACAAAAGACTATTATGAGGCTTCGGGAGGAAACCTAGGTTCAGTGGACCCTTGCACTCTTAATGGAAGACTCCAAGAGAACAGCAAGGGGGCGGTTAGAATCTGTTAAGAGATGTTAACCTAAAAATCCATTTGGATGACTTGAGGTGACCACTTGAAGGGTGTGCAGGCAACGTGCAAAGTGCCTGTGGCTGTGGTCTGTTCTGCCTCGGAGTTCCTTCTGATTAGTAGGGATCTGGCCAGGGGTGCAAGACCCCCAGATTTGATTTTGCATGTCTTATTCTCTAAGAAATTCAAGGCAGGAAATGAGAAGCATCTTCTTCCTTCAGAATTTCTAATGACTTTGATACAATGATTAGAAAAGATATTCTGCCTGGGAAGATGTAGACATGTGATTCTTAGCAAGGCTGCAAAAGAAGCATGTACTGGCCTGTCGATCAACTCCCACTGACCTTGAGCAAGACACAGGACTCCCCTGGGGCCTTGGAATGTTCTGTGCAAAACCTCTTGAAGGACAGAACCTTTTGCTTTACAGCTGTTCCTGTGGGGCTGTAGTGGCCCCAGCTGGGTTTGATCAAAATGTTGCAATGCATGACTCTGTTGGTATTTTCAAATGATGTTCAGGACTCAAATGCCCACAGTGGAGATGGGTGCTGACAGGCCATGGCATTGGATCTGAAGGCTAGACGAGAGTCAGCTTATGTCCCTATTCCTGGCATACCTCGTGACTTTGTATTAGTCCCTACCACATCATTttacctccattttctcatccatTTAGAGCTATGTTTGGgcggggtttttttttgttttgttttgttttttaccagaGGGGCAGATAATATCCATTGATGCCAACTGAAAGTCCGAGGACAGGGGAGTGACAAGGCCTAAAGAAGTCACGCAAGAAAAAGGCCTGGATGGGAGCCAGCTTTATCAGTGCTTGTGGACGTGTTTTGAAGCCATGGGACCgggccagctacataatttgtgaggcccagtgcaaaatgaaaatgtggggctCCTTGttcaaaaaagcaggaaaaagttgtcattaaaagttttaaaagataaagtttttcccctttctttcatgGTTTCTCTCTCGACTGGAATGGTGTTTTTATCTGCTATTTAATGTCATTTCAagaaaattacaattttaaattattggCATGAATTTACTATTCATCTTTATAGTGTGCAATGCCAGTTTTAAGTGGAAATATAAAAATGCTTAACTGGTATATGAAATCATGTCAGTTACACAATTCACGTTTCGTAGCTTGTACATGCAtatgtagtttattcttttttttttttttttttttttgtggtacgcgggcctctcactgttgtggcctcttgtgttgtggagcacaggctccggacgcgcaggctcagcggccatggctcatgggcccagctgctccgcggcatgtgggatcttcccggaccggggcacgaacccgcgtcccctgcatcggcaggcagactctcagccactgcgccaccagggaagccctgtagtttaTTCTTACTGAAACCATGGAAATGCTGACAAAATGAACTCAactcttttatttcactttttatatgCATACTTTATAGGTGCCCTTTCTACCAGTCTTGGCTTTCTGAtgaataaggaaaggaaaaggagctATTCCATACTCCTACCCTAGTCTTTCCTCCTCTGTCATCCTTTTCAGCATAAGTGGTTGGCTAGTACAGGGCACTTAAGCAAGAAAGGATGTGATGGGGTTTtaggttatttttgtttcttagaaCACCATTGCTCTCTTTCTGCATTTGAAGCAATTTCTGGGTTGAATGGAAAGCCTGGCCTCTTCGGCTGTCAGCGTGTGTGCTTACTTAGTTATTGACCTAAGCCTCTTGTTTGTTGCTGAACTCCCCTGCATTGTGGGTCCACTGGAATTCTGAGCTCATGGGGCATCGTGAATGCTATATACTACATGGGCCTGCAAAGAATAGTTGTACCTCTGTCTTCTGCTCAACTTCATGCTCCATTATCCAATCAGGCTTCACTTCCAAAACACAGTTTCAAAggtaaaataattagaatttcaAGAAGtcaacagcagagcattaaaccaaataCAAGGCCCTTCTGAGCATGGGTCTTATGTGACGGCACCCTTAAAGCCGCCCCTGCAATGGGACACCAGGAGATGACTGAGCGTATACATCTAAGGTGGACAGAATTAGATATAGACCCTGAGGCAGATTCTAAGACAAAAGGTACCCCACAGAAATTGGTGTGGGAACCAGAGAACCAAGCAGGAAGATGGATAAATTACAAATGCAAGAactcagtgagaaaaaaaaaaaagaggtcaagaGCTAGAGACAAGCAGTAACCTGGTAGCCAGAAGATGAATTGTTGGGATAAGAGCTGGCaaaggaggggaaagaagaggGGCTTCATGCTAAGTTGCTCAGTCAAGATACTGCCATCTGGATGGGAGAGTTTGACTGGCCAAGCCATTGTTAACCTGAGGCTATTCCTCAGGCAGCCCCTTGGCCAATAAATCTTAAGCCTGTAAATGTGGCTTCAAAGATCATCTTCCAAGAAAGGATGTGAGAATTGAAACTTGTAGAATGCTTTCAAGGAGAGAAAATTCTGAATGTGGACTTTGGGCTGAGTTTCTAAAGTGGATTCTGAAGTTCCTTAGTTTACCTGCAAAAGTAATGAGTTGGGTGGCTCGTAGCCAGAAACTGTCTAAGATATCTTGAAGTAAGAGTCCCTACAGCCAAAAGGCATGGGAGTGCCCCATCCAAGGCAAGG
This region includes:
- the TTC9 gene encoding tetratricopeptide repeat protein 9A, producing MERKGSAAKGNPSPPAAGEAQRPQPPLCVPGGGGVTPPRGQGGAAAEPAEFIRRAHEFKSQGAQCYKDKKFREAIGKYHRALLELKGLLPASGERERDSRAASLAGAPNPGSLSEEQSKTVEAIEIDCYNSLAACLLQAELVNYERVKEYCLKVLKKEGENFKALYRSGVAFYHLGDYDKALYYLKEARTRQPTDTNVIRYIQLTEMKLSRCSQREKEAM